One stretch of Amycolatopsis sp. NBC_00345 DNA includes these proteins:
- a CDS encoding TIGR03086 family metal-binding protein, with the protein MARSERALSDQPAERHRQVAGRFTDRVRGARTWDAPSPVDGWAARDVVRHLVEWFPAFLSAGAGIELPKGPPVDEDPVAAWRVHSEGVQALLDDPGSAGRKLVNPHIGALPLPGAIDQFYTTDVFMHTWDLARATGQDDRLDPDFCAAILGGMAEMEDVLRSSGQYGPRVEVPADSDVQTRMIAFIGRDPFWSTRA; encoded by the coding sequence ATGGCACGGTCTGAGAGAGCACTGTCCGACCAGCCGGCCGAACGGCACCGTCAGGTGGCCGGCCGCTTCACCGATCGCGTCCGCGGCGCGCGGACCTGGGACGCGCCATCGCCGGTCGACGGCTGGGCGGCGCGTGATGTCGTGCGGCACCTGGTCGAGTGGTTCCCCGCGTTCCTCTCGGCGGGTGCGGGAATCGAACTGCCCAAGGGCCCGCCGGTGGACGAGGACCCGGTCGCCGCGTGGCGGGTGCACAGCGAGGGCGTGCAGGCGTTGCTGGACGACCCCGGGTCGGCCGGCCGCAAGCTCGTCAACCCGCACATCGGCGCTCTGCCGCTGCCCGGCGCGATCGACCAGTTCTACACAACCGACGTCTTCATGCACACCTGGGACCTGGCCCGCGCGACCGGCCAGGACGACCGGCTCGACCCGGACTTCTGCGCCGCCATCCTCGGCGGGATGGCCGAGATGGAGGACGTCCTGCGCTCGTCGGGCCAGTACGGCCCCCGCGTCGAGGTGCCGGCGGACAGCGACGTCCAGACCAGGATGATCGCCTTCATCGGCCGCGATCCGTTCTGGTCCACCCGCGCCTAG
- a CDS encoding SRPBCC family protein, giving the protein MNKIVEARIEADPSLPVIRMARDFATTPERLFRAHTDPELFAKWVGPDNTTTLIEKWDARTGGSWRYVSIVRGGEYGFHGCFHDVRPDRIVQTFTYEGEPEGVALETMWFEDLGDGHTRLRTQSLVDSIEGRDGILRSGMEVGINEGYAKLDGMLSDGTV; this is encoded by the coding sequence ATGAACAAGATCGTCGAAGCCCGGATCGAGGCCGACCCGAGCCTGCCGGTGATCCGGATGGCGCGCGACTTCGCGACGACGCCTGAGCGCCTCTTCCGTGCCCACACGGACCCCGAGTTGTTCGCGAAGTGGGTCGGCCCCGACAACACGACCACGCTGATCGAGAAGTGGGACGCTCGCACCGGCGGCAGCTGGCGTTACGTCTCGATCGTCCGCGGTGGGGAGTACGGCTTCCACGGCTGCTTCCACGACGTGCGGCCGGACCGGATCGTGCAGACCTTCACGTACGAGGGCGAGCCCGAGGGCGTCGCGCTGGAGACGATGTGGTTCGAGGACCTCGGCGACGGGCACACCCGCCTGCGCACGCAGTCCCTTGTGGACAGTATCGAGGGCCGTGACGGGATCCTGCGCTCCGGCATGGAGGTCGGCATCAACGAGGGTTACGCGAAGCTGGACGGGATGTTGAGCGATGGCACAGTCTGA
- a CDS encoding ArsR/SmtB family transcription factor, whose product MTADPLSQTFAALADPTRRDMVARLADGDATVSQLAEPYRISLQAVYKHLRVLEDAGLVSRPPGPQPRPVRLEAQVFDLMDRWVERYRRRFEQRYRRLDAVLAELEGDHHEQDRRSPDRGRPEPAGDPDGARLRDDA is encoded by the coding sequence ATGACCGCGGATCCGCTGTCCCAGACCTTCGCCGCGCTGGCGGACCCGACGAGGCGCGACATGGTGGCCCGGCTGGCCGACGGCGACGCGACCGTGAGCCAGCTGGCCGAGCCGTACCGGATCTCGCTGCAGGCGGTCTACAAGCACCTGCGGGTGCTCGAGGACGCCGGGCTCGTCAGCAGGCCACCGGGCCCACAGCCCCGGCCGGTGCGCCTTGAAGCCCAGGTGTTCGACCTGATGGACCGCTGGGTCGAGCGCTACCGCCGGCGGTTCGAACAGCGCTACCGCCGCCTCGACGCCGTACTGGCGGAACTGGAAGGAGACCACCATGAACAAGATCGTCGAAGCCCGGATCGAGGCCGACCCGAGCCTGCCGGTGATCCGGATGGCGCGCGACTTCGCGACGACGCCTGA
- a CDS encoding trans-sulfuration enzyme family protein, which yields MDDWTPRTLAIAAGRPHGPGEPLNTPIVATSTFQAGGDSVYARSDGTATWAALEEAVGALEGGRAFAFASGVATLSAVLDALPVGARVVVPTFSYAVTRGALQHAQKLGRLTVTELEPTDTQAWIDSGADLLWLESPTNPTLDVMDIEAIAKAARGRVVVDNTFATPLHQQPLKLGADIVVHSATKLIGGHSDLLLGIAVAKEDAVAEELHGARTRGGSTPGALEAWLALRGLRTLHVRLAEQEKTAALLVSRLAEHPVVTKVRYPGFGMMAAFELADAEAAGRVCASVRLIRSATSLGGVESLVERRAWLPGEERVPAGLIRLSVGLEDPEDLWRDLLSALG from the coding sequence ATGGACGACTGGACCCCGCGCACCCTCGCGATCGCGGCCGGGCGGCCGCACGGCCCCGGCGAGCCGCTGAACACGCCGATCGTCGCGACCAGCACGTTTCAGGCCGGCGGTGACTCCGTGTACGCGCGGTCGGACGGGACCGCGACGTGGGCGGCGCTCGAGGAGGCCGTCGGCGCGCTTGAAGGCGGGCGCGCGTTCGCGTTCGCGTCCGGGGTGGCGACGTTGTCCGCGGTGCTGGACGCCCTGCCCGTCGGGGCGCGCGTGGTGGTCCCGACCTTCAGCTACGCCGTCACGCGCGGGGCCCTGCAGCACGCGCAGAAACTCGGCCGGCTCACCGTCACCGAGCTCGAGCCCACCGACACCCAGGCGTGGATCGACTCCGGCGCCGACCTGTTGTGGCTCGAATCGCCGACAAACCCGACGCTCGACGTGATGGACATCGAGGCCATCGCGAAGGCGGCGCGGGGGCGGGTTGTCGTCGACAACACCTTCGCGACGCCGTTGCACCAGCAGCCGTTGAAGCTGGGCGCGGACATCGTGGTGCACAGCGCCACGAAGCTGATCGGCGGGCACAGCGACCTGCTTCTCGGCATCGCCGTGGCGAAGGAAGACGCCGTGGCCGAAGAGCTGCACGGTGCTCGTACACGCGGCGGCTCCACGCCGGGCGCGCTGGAGGCGTGGCTCGCGTTGCGCGGTCTGCGGACGCTGCACGTGCGGCTCGCCGAGCAGGAGAAAACCGCCGCGCTGCTGGTGTCCCGGCTCGCGGAACACCCTGTTGTCACCAAGGTCCGCTATCCCGGCTTCGGGATGATGGCCGCGTTCGAGCTGGCCGACGCCGAGGCCGCCGGCCGGGTGTGCGCGTCGGTCCGGCTGATCCGCTCCGCGACGAGTCTCGGCGGGGTGGAAAGCCTGGTGGAACGACGCGCGTGGCTGCCAGGCGAGGAACGCGTGCCCGCCGGGCTGATCCGGTTGAGCGTCGGGCTGGAGGACCCGGAAGACCTCTGGCGCGATCTACTGTCGGCGCTGGGCTGA
- a CDS encoding class F sortase codes for MTRKYGQGVAIAGALLLSLTLSGCGSDDPAPAAKPAASVPVTKPFVGLRPTSVEIPKIGAKSSLITVLPNKDGQISVPSVKTPMQAAWYRLSPVPGEVGPAIVLGHVDGNHQPGIFYKLKDVNPGDEVDVERSDGKKLKFVVDHKDEVPKDTFPTQAVFGNADKPQLRLITCGGVFDHAEHSYKDNIVVYANLVS; via the coding sequence ATGACCAGGAAGTACGGGCAGGGCGTCGCGATCGCGGGCGCCCTGCTCCTTTCCCTCACGCTGAGCGGCTGTGGCTCGGACGACCCGGCGCCCGCCGCGAAGCCCGCGGCGTCGGTGCCGGTGACCAAGCCGTTCGTCGGGCTGCGGCCGACTTCGGTCGAGATCCCGAAGATCGGCGCGAAGTCGTCGCTGATCACCGTGCTGCCCAACAAGGACGGGCAGATCTCGGTGCCGTCGGTGAAGACGCCGATGCAGGCTGCCTGGTACCGCCTCTCGCCCGTGCCGGGTGAGGTCGGGCCCGCGATCGTGCTCGGGCACGTCGACGGCAACCACCAGCCGGGCATCTTCTACAAGCTCAAGGACGTCAACCCCGGGGACGAGGTCGACGTCGAGCGCAGCGACGGCAAGAAGCTGAAGTTCGTGGTGGACCACAAGGACGAGGTCCCCAAGGACACCTTCCCGACGCAGGCGGTGTTCGGCAACGCCGACAAGCCGCAGCTGCGCCTGATCACCTGCGGCGGCGTGTTCGACCACGCCGAGCACAGCTACAAGGACAACATCGTGGTCTACGCGAACCTCGTCTCCTAA
- a CDS encoding FadR/GntR family transcriptional regulator has product MQFEPVAPVHAYERIVAQIEEAVYSGRLKPGERLPGERELMTQFGVGRSTVREALRVLQAAELIRSRPGDPRGPEVLAASPGALQRSMHRLARAEHVGLAELLQFRMVLDGSSHLLAAQLRTDADLSTLDEALAAMAAADGYAEFSRADVAFHDAIARTSRNPLLVVSGEVVRGVVLELIEDKLSHAPDRTSLMDTWLRHHAEVLEAVRAADGASAARLARQALYDNYVEYVPEDRRVLLTPLL; this is encoded by the coding sequence ATGCAGTTCGAGCCGGTAGCGCCCGTTCACGCGTATGAGCGGATCGTGGCGCAGATCGAGGAGGCCGTGTACAGCGGGCGCCTCAAACCCGGTGAGCGGCTGCCCGGTGAGCGCGAACTGATGACACAGTTCGGCGTCGGGCGGTCGACGGTGCGGGAGGCACTGCGGGTGCTGCAGGCGGCCGAGCTGATCCGGTCGCGGCCCGGCGATCCGCGCGGGCCGGAGGTGCTGGCGGCCTCGCCGGGCGCGCTGCAGCGGTCGATGCACCGGCTCGCGCGCGCCGAGCACGTCGGGCTGGCGGAGCTGCTGCAGTTCCGCATGGTGCTGGACGGTTCCTCGCACCTGCTCGCGGCCCAGCTGCGCACGGACGCCGATCTGTCCACTTTGGATGAAGCGCTGGCGGCGATGGCCGCGGCCGACGGCTACGCGGAGTTCAGCCGCGCGGACGTCGCGTTCCACGACGCCATCGCCCGCACGTCACGCAACCCGCTGCTGGTGGTGAGCGGCGAGGTGGTGCGCGGGGTGGTGCTGGAGCTGATCGAGGACAAGCTCTCCCACGCGCCCGACCGGACGTCGCTGATGGACACCTGGCTGCGGCACCACGCGGAGGTGCTGGAAGCGGTCCGCGCCGCCGACGGTGCGTCGGCGGCGCGGCTCGCGCGTCAGGCTCTGTACGACAACTACGTGGAGTACGTGCCGGAAGACCGGCGCGTCCTGCTCACGCCCCTGCTCTGA
- a CDS encoding ABC transporter substrate-binding protein, with amino-acid sequence MKARIPVVALALLLVASGCSAGSSASVASGPDTLSVGFTAEPASFDFTHADGAAIPQALLYNVYEGLVKLDASGHVVPLLAKSWTISPDRKTYDFQLQPGVKFSNGAPFTASDVKFSLQRVKTDWTISVKSAMDVVDHVDAVSPDHARVVLSKPSNGWLFSLTSRIGAMFSPTGVGDLANKPVGTGPYEVAARRRGDSIVLQENPAYWGRKPAYRTVVLKYIADPTALDNALLSNGIDVISSLTSADSIPQFQGDNRFTVVQGTTNSEVTLAFNNKRAPLNDTRVRQALTYAIDRKAVLDLVFSGRGTLIGSMVPPTDPWYEDLSKVYPYDPAKARQLLAQAGVKNLDLRLRIPNLPYAVSAAQVVQSQLTEVGVRTTIETLDFPAVWLKQVFTDHDYDLSIVQHVEARDITTFGKPSYYWGYDSRRVQQLLAEADSGTTEQQVADMKQVARQLNTDAAADWLFLYPNVIVAKDKVTGFAQNQVSESFDLTGLRPR; translated from the coding sequence ATGAAAGCCCGGATTCCGGTGGTGGCCCTGGCGCTGCTGCTAGTGGCGTCCGGCTGCTCGGCCGGGTCCAGCGCGAGTGTGGCGAGCGGCCCCGACACGCTGTCGGTCGGCTTCACGGCCGAGCCCGCGAGCTTCGACTTCACCCACGCGGACGGCGCCGCCATCCCGCAAGCCCTGCTCTACAACGTCTACGAAGGCCTGGTGAAGCTCGACGCGAGTGGTCACGTCGTGCCGCTGCTCGCGAAGTCGTGGACCATCAGCCCGGACCGGAAGACCTACGACTTCCAGCTCCAGCCCGGGGTGAAGTTCAGCAACGGCGCGCCGTTCACCGCCTCGGACGTCAAGTTCTCGCTGCAACGCGTGAAGACCGACTGGACGATCTCGGTCAAGTCCGCGATGGACGTGGTCGACCACGTGGACGCCGTCTCGCCCGACCACGCGCGGGTGGTGCTCTCGAAACCCAGCAACGGCTGGCTGTTCAGCCTGACCAGCCGGATCGGCGCGATGTTCAGCCCCACCGGCGTCGGCGACCTGGCGAACAAGCCGGTCGGCACCGGGCCGTACGAGGTGGCCGCCCGGCGGCGCGGCGACTCCATCGTGCTGCAGGAGAACCCGGCGTACTGGGGCCGGAAACCCGCGTACCGCACGGTGGTGCTCAAGTACATCGCCGACCCGACCGCGCTCGACAACGCGCTGCTCAGCAACGGCATCGACGTGATCTCCTCGCTCACCTCGGCCGACTCGATCCCGCAGTTCCAGGGCGACAACCGGTTCACCGTCGTGCAGGGCACCACGAACAGCGAGGTCACGCTGGCGTTCAACAACAAGCGCGCGCCGCTGAACGACACCCGCGTGCGCCAGGCGCTGACCTACGCGATCGACCGGAAAGCCGTGCTGGACCTGGTCTTCAGCGGCCGCGGCACGCTGATCGGCAGCATGGTCCCGCCGACCGACCCGTGGTACGAGGACCTGTCGAAGGTCTACCCGTACGACCCGGCGAAGGCGAGGCAGCTGCTCGCGCAGGCCGGCGTGAAGAACCTCGACCTGCGGCTGCGGATCCCGAACCTGCCGTACGCGGTGTCGGCCGCGCAGGTCGTCCAGTCGCAGCTGACCGAGGTCGGCGTGCGGACCACGATCGAGACGCTCGACTTCCCGGCCGTGTGGCTCAAGCAGGTGTTCACCGACCACGACTACGACCTGTCGATCGTCCAGCACGTCGAGGCCCGCGACATCACCACGTTCGGCAAGCCGTCGTACTACTGGGGCTACGACAGCAGACGTGTCCAGCAGCTGCTCGCCGAGGCCGACAGCGGCACGACGGAACAGCAGGTCGCTGACATGAAGCAGGTGGCGCGCCAGCTCAACACGGACGCCGCGGCGGACTGGCTTTTCCTCTACCCCAACGTGATCGTCGCGAAGGACAAGGTGACGGGCTTCGCGCAGAACCAGGTCAGCGAGTCCTTCGACCTCACCGGATTGAGGCCGCGATGA